In the genome of bacterium, the window AACGGAGGATGTACCGGCGATGGCGATTAAAGTGGGAATCAACGGATTTGGACGCATCGGTCGGAACCTGCTTCGGGCTGGCATCGACGATCCCGCGATTGAATTCGTGGCCGTCAACGATATCACCGACCCGAATACACTCGCCCATCTTCTGAAATACGACTCGGTGCACGGGCGCTTTGACGGGGAGGTCAAGGTCGGCGAAGGCGAGATCATCGTCAACGGCAAGAGCATCAAGGTGCTCTCCGAGCGCGACCCGGCCAAGCTGCCCTGGGGCGCCCTGGGCGTCCAGATTGCGGTCGAGAGCACCGGCCTCTTCACCAAGCGCGCGGACGCCGAAAAGCATCTGACCGCGGGCGCGAAGAAAGTGATCATCTCGGCCCCGGCGACGGACGAGGACATCACCATGGTCCTCGGCGTCAACGACGATAAATACGACCCCATCCGGCACAACATCATCTCGAACGCGAGCTGCACGACAAACTGCCTGGCGCCCGTGGCCAAGGTGCTTCACGAAAAATTCGGCATCAAATCCGGCCTGATGACGACGACCCATGCCTATACGAACGATCAGAAGATTCTGGACCTGCCCCACAAAGACCTTCGGCGCGCCCGGGCGGCGGCCATCAACATGATTCCCACCACGACGGGGGCCGCCAAGGCGGTCGGGCTGGTTTTGCCCGAACTCAAGGGCAAACTCGACGGAATGGCGATCCGGGTCCCCACCCAGGATGTTTCGGTGGTCGATCTGGTGGCCGATCTGGAAAAGGACGCCACGGCGGAAGATGTGAACGCCGCGCTCAAAGCGGCGGCAGAGGGTCCGCTCAAGGGGATCCTGGCCTATACGGATGAGCCGCTGGTCTCGACCGATTTTCTCGGAGATCCTTCCTCCTCGATCGTGGACGGCCTCTCCACCAAGGTGCTTGGAAAGCGGATGGTCAAAGTCCTCGCATGGTACGACAACGAATGGGGCTTTTCCTGCCGAATGGTTGATTTGATCAAGAAAATCGGGGCTCGTCTCTAAGGACGCGCGAAAAGGACGGAGAACAGCCATGGCGGGTTTGACGAGTACCATCGAGGACGGCACACCCAAGCTGGGCATCGAGGACATTAATGTCTCGGGCAAAAAAGTGTTTCTTCGGGTTGATTTCAACGTCCCCCTGGACAGTCAGCTGAAAATCACCGATGACACCCGGATCCGGTCCGCCCTTGCGACGATCAACTATCTCCTCGATGAGGACGCCCGGGTCATCATCGCCGCCCACCTGGGGAGGCCCAAGGGAAAGCCCGATCCGAAATTCTCCCTGGCGCCGGCCGCCAAGCGGCTCAGCCGCCTCCTCGATAAAGAGTGCCCCATCGCCCCCGACTGCGTGGGCCCGAAAGTCCAGGCGATGGTGGACAAGATGGAGTCCGGCACGGTTCTCGTCCTCGAAAATCTGCGTTTTCACCCGGAAGAAGAGGAAAACGACCCTGGCTTTGCGAAACAGCTCGCCGCGCTTGCCGATGTGTACGTGAGCGATGCCTTCGGCAACGCCCACCGGGAGCACGCCTCGATGTCGGCCATCACGAAATTTCTTCAGCCGGCGGCCGCGGGCTTTTTGATGCTCAAGGAAGTGAA includes:
- the gap gene encoding type I glyceraldehyde-3-phosphate dehydrogenase produces the protein MAIKVGINGFGRIGRNLLRAGIDDPAIEFVAVNDITDPNTLAHLLKYDSVHGRFDGEVKVGEGEIIVNGKSIKVLSERDPAKLPWGALGVQIAVESTGLFTKRADAEKHLTAGAKKVIISAPATDEDITMVLGVNDDKYDPIRHNIISNASCTTNCLAPVAKVLHEKFGIKSGLMTTTHAYTNDQKILDLPHKDLRRARAAAINMIPTTTGAAKAVGLVLPELKGKLDGMAIRVPTQDVSVVDLVADLEKDATAEDVNAALKAAAEGPLKGILAYTDEPLVSTDFLGDPSSSIVDGLSTKVLGKRMVKVLAWYDNEWGFSCRMVDLIKKIGARL